TGGAGTAGAAGGTGATTCTGCATCATCTTCAGAAGTATATGCTTTGTTATCTTCTCTCTCTGAGCTCCCAATAAGGCAGGATATAGCAGTCACTGGCTCAGTGAATCAGAAGGGTGAAATCCAGTCTATTGGTGGAGTAAATCAAAAGATAGAAGGCTTTTACGATGTCTGTAAAGCCAAAGGACTAACTGGGACACAGGGGGTTATAATTCCATATCAGAATATCAACGATTTAATGTTACGTAAGGATGTAATAGAAGCAGTGAAGAAGGGCAAGTTTCATATCTATCCTGTAAAAACTATTGATGAAGGGATTGAGATACTAACAGGTATGAAGGCAGGTGAGCGAACAAAAGATGGTGAGTATGAGGATGGGACAGTCAACTGGATGGTTGACCGCAAATTACGTGAGTTTGCTAATAAATGGAGAGATTTTAGACTTGGCGAAGGCTCAGAAAGGACGAACTGCTAAATAACCTACACACCTCTCTTATCTCATTATAATTATCTGCTTAGTAAGAATAGTTTTATCCACTTTTAGCTTACAAAAATAAATGCCACTTGGTAATTTATTTCCATTATCATCACTACCAACCCAAGTAACATCTCCACAGGATCCTTCGGAGTTAACCGTAAATCGTAAATCGTTAATCGCAAAAGATTTAACTAATCTACCAGTGAGGTCGTGAATCGTTAATCGTGAATCGTTAATCGTATAATCGTTCCGTTTAACGAATAACGAATAACGGTCTTTTCACTAAATGGATTAGGATAGACTTCAAGCCTCTTGTCTTGCTTCCATCTTGGTAAACTCTTAACTTCTTCAATTCCAACATTTGTGTTGCGAAAAAGGACATCCGGTGCGTTATCAACACCAACTGCTAAGTCTAAGCTAATTGAATAAGTGTAGTAAATTAGTATATTATCTGTCCCACTTTGTGGTGCATTTCTTAAAGATATCCAGCCAGCATTCCGGTCATAACAATAGCTTTTTCCCCCTACTATTGAACCATCCACTTTAATTGAATCGATTGAGTGCGCTGGGTAGCGTGTAATATAAAATAGCTTCATTACACCATTGCCACTTAGTGTATCCACCTTATTTTTTATTCCAGCACAATCAACATCTGCCCAAGCTATACTCATACTCATCCCGTAATAGCCTGAAGCCCATGAAGGTGTAGTCTCTAAAGTGCCACCAAGATTTTGGTAAACAGTAGTTGACCCAATCTCATTTGATGCACCCAAATCCATGTAGCCATCACCGTCTACATCTGCAAATGCTATATCCCATGTGAGGCTTTGATAACTCGATTTCCAAGAAGGTGTCTGCTCAAGTTTGCCATTATGACTCATATATATATAGCAACAACACCCAAAGAATCCCCGTATCCAGTATTTCCTATGCCAAGGTCAAGCCAGCCATCATTGTTTACATCACAAAAAGCCATACCCTCTGGAGTGCAATAATACCATTCCTCTGATAGCCACGAGGCAGCTGTCTCAAGAATAGTGTCCTGATTAAAATATACACGAACCGTAGCCCCAACACTCGTACGACCAACAGCAAGGTCAAGTTTGCCATCATTATCTACATCACCCCATGCACATGAGCTGGTATTCACAAGATCAGTAGCTTGCCAAGATGGTCTTGTCTCTAGTACACCTTTCAAGTTAAGATAGACATTCGGAGAGTAAAACCAATCAGTTGTTGCAAGGTCAAGCCAGCCATCGCCATTCATATCACCAAAACTTATATCCATACCACCACCCATTTCTGATGTCCAAGAGGGGGTAGTCTCAAGCTCGCCATTATTGTTCATATAGAGACGAACTCTCCCTCCCCCAATGGCAGCGTAGGCAACTGCAAGGTCTTGGTAGCCGTCATTATTTACATCACCCCACGCTAAAGCCACATTACTCACAGTTGCTGCTACCCATGATGCAGTAGTCTCAAGTTGCCCCCCTATGTTCCTATACACACGGTCAGGACCAATCTCAACAGAAACTGCAAGTTCTGGATAACCATCGTTATTCATATCTCCAAATCCTATCTCCCAGTCATCCCAGTCGCTCTCAGTTGACATCCAACAAGGTGTATCCTCAAGTGGAATATCAGCACTCGCATTAGAGGCAACAAGAAGTGCTATAGCCACAAAATATATAATTAAGTTTGACTTAAACATGCCATCCTCCCTTTAGGCATACAAATTACACAGCTAATTCCTGTATCAATTTGTAGCCAATTTACTGAACACGGTCACCTTATTCACTCTCTTTATCCAATCATACACATCACCTCCTCTTGCATCTTTGTGTTTGTCTTCGGCTACTTTAAAAATACTAACTTCATTATCTTATTAAACTCTTTGCTCTCAAACTTATAAAAGTAGACTCCAGATGAAACTCTCCTACCACTACTATCTTTACCATCCCAAATAGCTCTATAATAGCCTGGTTTATGTATCCTATCTACAAGTGTACAAATAAGTCTACCTGTGATGTCATATACTTTAAGAGAGACCCTGCTTTTAACTGGCACCTCATAATTGATACTTGTTAGATGTGCAAATGGATTAGGAGTATTTTGATACATTACAAGAGAGTTAGGCACTTTAGTTAATATCTCATCTACCCCAGGCTGAGTAGGTGGCCATGGGTAAAAGCCTTCCACTTTGGATATACTTCCCTTTCCACATAATGTGAGTACCCAATAGTCGCCTGTAACTTTGTCATACTCTACACCTGTTCCTCTTTTAAGTGGCCCCCTAAATGAATGACCGGATACCAGATTGCCATCTCTTGTAATCTCATAAACTACACAGGAGTCACACCCTTGTTGAGTAGCAAATGTCATCATAAGGAGCAAATTTTGGCTGTTCTGCTCAAATGCAAGTTCCATTGCTCCATATACCTGAGGTTGTGGAACTGGGACAGTAAAACTCGATAAAACATTACCATTAGCAGTATCTATTTTAAATATCTTGTGCGCTCCCCAATGACATGTCCACAAATACTCACCATCAAAAGTAAGCCCATTACTACCTCTTGCTAGGAATGATTTTATTATAGTCCCGGTAGTGTCAATTTTATAAATTTTACCAGTCTTCTCATTATTTACCCATAAGAAACCGCTATCATAGGTTATACCTATACAATCGTAACCTCCGGGTGCAGGTATTGTTTTTATCACACTGCCATTTATAGGATTTACTGCATAGATGAGGGAAGGAATCGCAACAGTCACCCATAACTTCTCACCATCTGATGCTATCCCATAAGACCAATCACCGGGAGCATAAAATCCATACATAACATCACCGGGAGCCACTGGCTTAATATAGAAGCTATCTATCCAGTCATGTGTAGATGTGTCTATATCAGATATTGTTAAATATAAATTCACCAAGTGATGGTTTGGGCAGTTTCTATCAAGCCTGAAAACAAAATTGTCAAAAGCAGTTACTGTATCTAAATGAGATATATCACCAAAGTAGCTTTCAGAATCAATTATTGCCACAAAAGTATCGTAGGTAAATAGAACCGCATTCACATTATATGCGTCTATATCACCCCAATTCCCTAAAACCGTTATAAGTTCAATTGTTTCACCGCGTTCTAAAAATTTATCACCATCACCTTGACTTTGACCAAACATATCATCATCTATTGAGTAGGAATGCAATTTTAAAATAGGCGTGACTACAGGAATAGAAAAATGCCACACCCATTCACTATTATTTTTATCACTTATTACAAGTTCAAATGCAATATTATAGCAATTGGGAGTACTTAATGCGACATTCAACCCGAACTCACCTGTCTTGTATGAATCAGGCGCAACATCACCACAATCTTCAGTTGAATCCACAATAGTAATATATTGGTCAGCTGTTCTCAACACAGCTTCAACCTGATAAGCTGTATCTACTCCGACATTGTGTATAGTTACTTGTAACTTTATAGGTTCACCCGGTTGGACTGTGCCATTATTATTACCAGAACTATCGTTTACTTCATAATGGTCGTAAACCACACAGGCACCACTTGGCACTACAACATTAACTACACCTTCATAAGGTATAAAATTATGTTTTGTAACTGTCACCCACATAGTACCGGGAGAAATAAGTGGGCTGGGTAAGTTAAATACCACATCTCCAGTTGCATCAGTATAATCTCGCATATAAAGTTCACCTTCTTTAAATATACACACATACGCACTATCAACACCTACTCCGTTAGCTGTGACTTCAACTTTGAAGTTTGTCTCTTCTGTTGTTATTATAGTATCATATAGAGCAAATAAGCTCTCTGGCTCAGCACTCCACATAGGCAGTTCTGGGTCACCAAATAGAGTAAGCTCATAGAGACACCAAGGCCACACATCCCAGTCTTCCCATGTAATTCCTGAAATATAACGGCTTTTTGACATAGCATTAGTCACTCCTATACGCTCATGGTATTGGTAATTATTACAAAAAAACTCGTGATAAAAGGTTGTATCAATAGCATCTGAGAAAGCTATGTGTGCATCTTCGCCCCACCCATATCTTGTGTTTGCAATTATAGCTACTGCACCTCCGCTGTTGTTATTAACAAAATGCTCCGCAAAACAGTCGCCTCCCGGAACTTCATCAACTGCACCACAGTAACAAGCTACTCCGGTAAGGACTATTGTAAGCTTATCACCGTTTATAAGATTGTCAACATTATCTGAGTTCAAGATTACAGTCCCATCTGCGTATGATAAACGGTTTGTCCACCCATGAGAAGCTGAGTTCATAAATCCAAATCCAGAATTTAATGAATCCACAAGTGCTGCTGTAGATAAGTTGCCCAGCGACTCATATAATTTTGAGTCCTGCCAATCAATTGGGTCAATTCTTGCAATGGCATTGTTTACTGTATCACCCCAGTAATTAT
The sequence above is drawn from the bacterium genome and encodes:
- a CDS encoding VCBS repeat-containing protein, which encodes MSHNGKLEQTPSWKSSYQSLTWDIAFADVDGDGYMDLGASNEIGSTTVYQNLGGTLETTPSWASGYYGMSMSIAWADVDCAGIKNKVDTLSGNGVMKLFYITRYPAHSIDSIKVDGSIVGGKSYCYDRNAGWISLRNAPQSGTDNILIYYTYSISLDLAVGVDNAPDVLFRNTNVGIEEVKSLPRWKQDKRLEVYPNPFSEKTVIRYSLNGTIIRLTIHD
- a CDS encoding VCBS repeat-containing protein — its product is MFKSNLIIYFVAIALLVASNASADIPLEDTPCWMSTESDWDDWEIGFGDMNNDGYPELAVSVEIGPDRVYRNIGGQLETTASWVAATVSNVALAWGDVNNDGYQDLAVAYAAIGGGRVRLYMNNNGELETTPSWTSEMGGGMDISFGDMNGDGWLDLATTDWFYSPNVYLNLKGVLETRPSWQATDLVNTSSCAWGDVDNDGKLDLAVGRTSVGATVRVYFNQDTILETAASWLSEEWYYCTPEGMAFCDVNNDGWLDLGIGNTGYGDSLGVVAIYI
- a CDS encoding C25 family cysteine peptidase: MRYNFLILLLLPAYLLAGEIQQTVRFKTSDLNFRKLKGYDIVGLNGCNFTRKLGSPMLPVKVISCLIPPGASIVKVEVISKESKVIPGKYQICPAQPPYPFSFREKVKWVEPDAKVYSGAGYFPTELIDYGHTGNMGGYRIIGIFVYPLQYIPVKGELIFNSRVELRVTYKEGVYAIPTITSEQKKLFNPMVKSMVINPEAVEIWAPDIEMVCNSKVLPPDTVEYVIITAGSFGSAFQPLADWKTKKGVPAKVVTREFIYANYTGIDDAERIRNFIKDANSNWGTTWVLLGGQCDFENGQEVIPRRDVWYWDYPDDYYPGEDTIPSDLYFSDLDGTWNADDDGIWGESTDGVDFYPDVFVGRAPVYDSVQATTFVNKVITYEKSPPFGYLKKILLPAVKLFPMYNYWGDTVNNAIARIDPIDWQDSKLYESLGNLSTAALVDSLNSGFGFMNSASHGWTNRLSYADGTVILNSDNVDNLINGDKLTIVLTGVACYCGAVDEVPGGDCFAEHFVNNNSGGAVAIIANTRYGWGEDAHIAFSDAIDTTFYHEFFCNNYQYHERIGVTNAMSKSRYISGITWEDWDVWPWCLYELTLFGDPELPMWSAEPESLFALYDTIITTEETNFKVEVTANGVGVDSAYVCIFKEGELYMRDYTDATGDVVFNLPSPLISPGTMWVTVTKHNFIPYEGVVNVVVPSGACVVYDHYEVNDSSGNNNGTVQPGEPIKLQVTIHNVGVDTAYQVEAVLRTADQYITIVDSTEDCGDVAPDSYKTGEFGLNVALSTPNCYNIAFELVISDKNNSEWVWHFSIPVVTPILKLHSYSIDDDMFGQSQGDGDKFLERGETIELITVLGNWGDIDAYNVNAVLFTYDTFVAIIDSESYFGDISHLDTVTAFDNFVFRLDRNCPNHHLVNLYLTISDIDTSTHDWIDSFYIKPVAPGDVMYGFYAPGDWSYGIASDGEKLWVTVAIPSLIYAVNPINGSVIKTIPAPGGYDCIGITYDSGFLWVNNEKTGKIYKIDTTGTIIKSFLARGSNGLTFDGEYLWTCHWGAHKIFKIDTANGNVLSSFTVPVPQPQVYGAMELAFEQNSQNLLLMMTFATQQGCDSCVVYEITRDGNLVSGHSFRGPLKRGTGVEYDKVTGDYWVLTLCGKGSISKVEGFYPWPPTQPGVDEILTKVPNSLVMYQNTPNPFAHLTSINYEVPVKSRVSLKVYDITGRLICTLVDRIHKPGYYRAIWDGKDSSGRRVSSGVYFYKFESKEFNKIMKLVFLK